The Pricia mediterranea genome includes a window with the following:
- the rpsA gene encoding 30S ribosomal protein S1: MADEKATAEVEETTEAQQEQNVQQEQEKKEEKPQQDPQEFLDTFDWEKYEEGIEPVDDAKLQEFEKLVTENFVDTADEEVVEGTVTHMTERDAIIDINAKSEGVISLNEFRYNPDLKEGDKVDVLIDIREDKNGQLVLSHRKARTIMAWERINKSYDEELVVSGFVKCRTKGGMIVDIFGIEAFLPGSQIDVKPIRDYDQYVGKTMEFKVVKINHEFKNVVVSHKALIEADIEEQKKEIISQLEKGQVLEGVVKNITSYGVFVDLGGVDGLVHITDLSWSRINHPNEVVDLDQKINVVILDFDENKSRIQLGMKQLEKHPWDALSDEIKIGDKVKGKVVVIADYGAFVEVVEGVEGLIHVSEMSWSTHLRSAQDFVNVGDEVDAVVLTLDREDRKMSLGIKQLTPDPWTDITSKYPVGSRHEGIIRNFTNFGVFVEMEEGIDGLIYISDLSWTKKIKHPSEFVNVGDTIEVEVLELDVEGRKLSIGHKQVTENPWDKYEKEFALGTIHKAAITDMVDKGATIDFNEDITAFVPQRHLEKEDGKKLGKGEEAEFKIIEFNKDFKRVVASHTAVFREEEIRNVKQAQKKAAAAADEAKPTLGDANEALQALKKKMEGND, from the coding sequence ATGGCTGACGAAAAAGCAACGGCAGAGGTGGAAGAGACCACCGAAGCACAACAGGAACAAAACGTTCAACAAGAACAGGAAAAGAAAGAAGAAAAACCCCAGCAGGATCCACAGGAATTTCTGGATACTTTTGATTGGGAAAAATACGAAGAGGGGATCGAACCCGTTGACGACGCAAAATTGCAGGAATTCGAAAAGCTCGTTACAGAGAATTTCGTCGATACCGCCGATGAGGAAGTTGTCGAAGGTACCGTAACCCATATGACGGAGCGCGATGCGATCATCGACATCAACGCAAAGTCCGAAGGGGTGATCTCCTTAAATGAATTCCGGTACAATCCCGACTTGAAAGAAGGGGATAAGGTCGATGTCCTAATCGACATCCGAGAGGATAAAAATGGACAGCTGGTACTATCGCACAGAAAGGCTAGGACCATTATGGCCTGGGAGCGCATCAACAAATCCTACGACGAAGAACTGGTCGTAAGCGGATTTGTAAAATGTAGGACCAAAGGCGGTATGATTGTCGATATTTTCGGGATCGAGGCCTTCTTGCCCGGTTCGCAGATCGATGTCAAACCGATTCGTGATTACGACCAGTACGTAGGTAAGACGATGGAATTCAAGGTGGTAAAGATCAACCACGAATTCAAGAACGTGGTCGTTTCGCACAAAGCCCTTATCGAGGCCGATATTGAAGAGCAGAAGAAGGAGATCATTAGCCAGTTGGAAAAGGGACAGGTTTTGGAAGGTGTCGTGAAAAACATTACTTCCTACGGTGTGTTCGTAGACCTAGGCGGTGTAGACGGATTGGTGCATATCACAGACCTCTCCTGGAGCAGGATCAACCATCCCAACGAGGTGGTGGACCTGGATCAGAAAATCAACGTGGTCATCCTCGATTTCGACGAGAACAAATCCCGTATCCAATTGGGTATGAAGCAGCTTGAGAAACATCCTTGGGATGCCTTGAGCGATGAGATCAAAATTGGCGACAAAGTCAAAGGTAAGGTCGTGGTCATTGCCGATTACGGTGCCTTTGTCGAGGTGGTCGAAGGTGTTGAAGGTTTGATACACGTATCCGAAATGTCGTGGTCGACGCACCTGCGTTCCGCCCAAGATTTCGTAAACGTCGGCGATGAAGTCGATGCCGTGGTATTGACTTTGGATCGCGAGGACCGAAAAATGTCCCTCGGGATTAAGCAATTGACCCCGGACCCATGGACGGATATCACGTCTAAGTATCCCGTGGGATCGCGGCACGAAGGTATCATCCGCAACTTCACCAATTTCGGTGTCTTTGTAGAGATGGAAGAAGGAATCGACGGATTGATCTATATCTCGGACCTTTCTTGGACCAAGAAGATAAAGCATCCTTCAGAATTCGTCAACGTAGGCGATACCATCGAGGTCGAAGTCCTAGAATTGGATGTTGAGGGCCGCAAGCTAAGTATCGGCCACAAACAGGTCACCGAAAACCCGTGGGACAAATACGAAAAGGAATTTGCCCTGGGTACGATACACAAAGCGGCCATTACCGATATGGTGGACAAAGGTGCGACCATCGATTTCAACGAAGACATTACGGCTTTCGTGCCGCAGCGTCATTTGGAGAAGGAAGATGGCAAGAAGCTAGGCAAGGGCGAAGAGGCCGAATTCAAGATCATTGAGTTCAATAAGGACTTCAAACGCGTCGTAGCTAGCCACACCGCTGTTTTCCGTGAAGAGGAAATCCGCAATGTCAAGCAGGCCCAGAAGAAAGCTGCCGCTGCGGCCGACGAGGCCAAGCCGACTTTAGGTGACGCCAACGAGGCCTTGCAGGCCCTGAAGAAGAAAATGGAAGGCAACGATTAG
- the lon gene encoding endopeptidase La: protein MGDSNFSDFDNMSLQSIDEDAELIPLLTPEDEEEMANEKLPETLPILPLRNTVLFPGVVIPITAGRDTSINLIQDANNGSKVIGVVSQKDEETENPNAKDINTLGTVARILRVLKMPDGNTTVILQGKKRFEVAEILTEKPYLTATVRETAEARPEKDGQEFLAIIESIKDLALRIIKDNPNIPSEASFAIKNIQSNSFLINFVSSNLNLRVKEKQELLEINSLQERALATLKYMNVELQKLELKNNIQSKVRSDMDQQQREYFLHQQMKTIQEELGGVSHDDEILEMKARAKKKKWSKKVDKHFNKELTKIQRMNPQVAEYSIQRNYLDLFLDLPWNEYSKDKFDLKRAERILDRDHYGLEDVKRRIIEYLAVLKLRNDMKSPILCLYGPPGVGKTSLGKSIAEALGREYVRMSLGGLRDEAEIRGHRKTYIGAMPGRIVQNLKKAGTSNPVFILDEIDKLASSHQGDPSSAMLEVLDPEQNNEFYDNFLEMGYDLSKVMFIATANSLSSIQPALRDRMEIIKVTGYTIEEKVMIAKKHLLPKQLKEHGLTSKDIKIGKPQLEKIVEGYTRESGVRALEKQIAKMVRYAAKNIATEEEYNIKISKDDVEKILGPARMHRDKYENNDVAGVVTGLAWTSVGGDILFIESILSKGKGTLNITGNLGKVMKESATIAMEYIKSNADRFGIDPGVFEKYNVHIHVPEGATPKDGPSAGITMLTSLVSLFTQKKVKKSVAMTGEITLRGKVLPVGGIKEKILAAKRARIKEIILCKDNEKDILEIKEDYLKGLKFHYVTDMHEVVDIAITGQKVKHPKKL from the coding sequence ATGGGAGATTCTAATTTTTCAGATTTTGACAATATGTCGTTGCAGTCCATCGACGAGGATGCAGAATTGATTCCGTTGCTAACGCCGGAGGACGAAGAGGAAATGGCCAATGAAAAATTGCCGGAAACCTTGCCAATATTGCCGCTTCGAAATACCGTTCTCTTTCCGGGGGTCGTGATTCCGATTACGGCGGGAAGGGATACTTCTATCAATTTGATACAGGACGCCAACAACGGTTCGAAGGTAATCGGCGTCGTTTCCCAAAAGGACGAGGAAACCGAAAATCCCAATGCCAAGGATATCAACACGTTGGGGACGGTAGCGCGGATTTTGCGGGTGCTTAAAATGCCGGATGGCAACACGACCGTCATCCTACAGGGTAAAAAACGCTTTGAGGTAGCCGAAATACTGACCGAAAAACCGTATTTGACCGCCACCGTCCGCGAAACTGCGGAGGCTCGGCCGGAGAAAGACGGACAGGAGTTTTTGGCCATTATCGAATCGATAAAGGATTTGGCACTTCGCATCATCAAGGATAATCCCAACATCCCCAGTGAGGCTTCCTTTGCCATCAAAAATATCCAGAGCAACTCCTTTTTGATCAACTTTGTATCCTCGAACCTCAATCTGAGGGTAAAGGAAAAGCAAGAGCTTCTCGAAATCAACAGTCTGCAAGAGCGGGCTCTGGCCACCCTAAAATATATGAATGTCGAGCTACAGAAACTGGAGCTCAAGAACAACATTCAGAGTAAGGTGCGCAGCGATATGGACCAACAGCAGCGGGAGTATTTTCTGCACCAGCAGATGAAGACCATTCAGGAAGAACTGGGCGGGGTATCCCATGACGACGAGATTCTGGAGATGAAGGCCAGGGCCAAGAAGAAAAAGTGGTCCAAAAAAGTGGACAAACACTTCAACAAGGAGCTCACCAAGATACAGCGCATGAACCCGCAGGTCGCGGAGTATTCCATCCAAAGAAATTACCTGGACCTGTTTCTTGATTTGCCTTGGAACGAATACTCGAAAGACAAGTTCGACCTAAAAAGGGCGGAAAGAATTCTAGATCGGGACCATTACGGACTTGAAGATGTCAAACGACGTATTATCGAATATTTGGCCGTGTTAAAGCTACGGAACGATATGAAATCGCCGATCCTCTGCCTATACGGGCCTCCAGGGGTGGGGAAAACTTCCCTTGGAAAATCCATCGCGGAAGCTTTGGGCAGGGAATATGTGCGGATGTCCCTTGGCGGTCTGCGGGATGAAGCGGAAATTCGAGGGCACCGAAAGACCTATATCGGCGCCATGCCCGGTAGAATAGTCCAGAACCTGAAAAAGGCGGGCACCTCGAATCCCGTGTTTATCCTAGATGAAATCGATAAACTGGCCAGTAGCCATCAGGGCGACCCGTCATCCGCCATGTTGGAGGTGCTGGATCCCGAACAGAACAATGAGTTTTACGACAATTTCCTGGAGATGGGCTACGACCTCTCCAAGGTTATGTTTATCGCTACGGCCAATAGTCTGTCATCCATCCAGCCGGCGCTTCGTGACCGGATGGAAATCATCAAGGTAACAGGCTATACCATCGAGGAAAAGGTCATGATTGCCAAAAAGCACTTGCTGCCGAAACAGTTGAAGGAACACGGTCTTACCTCGAAGGATATTAAAATCGGAAAGCCCCAGCTGGAGAAGATCGTAGAGGGCTACACCCGGGAATCCGGAGTGCGCGCCCTTGAAAAACAGATTGCTAAAATGGTGCGTTATGCCGCCAAAAACATCGCTACCGAGGAGGAATATAACATAAAGATTTCCAAAGACGACGTCGAAAAGATCTTAGGTCCCGCCCGTATGCACCGCGACAAGTATGAAAACAACGATGTGGCCGGGGTGGTAACAGGGTTGGCGTGGACGAGTGTCGGGGGCGATATACTGTTTATCGAGTCCATCCTCTCCAAAGGGAAAGGCACCTTAAATATTACTGGAAATTTGGGCAAGGTGATGAAGGAATCCGCCACCATCGCGATGGAGTACATCAAATCCAATGCAGACCGTTTCGGAATCGACCCCGGGGTATTCGAGAAATATAACGTGCATATTCACGTACCTGAAGGGGCTACCCCCAAAGACGGGCCCAGTGCGGGAATTACAATGCTAACCTCCCTCGTATCCCTTTTTACCCAGAAAAAGGTCAAGAAGAGCGTGGCCATGACAGGAGAGATCACGTTGCGGGGCAAAGTGCTTCCCGTCGGCGGTATCAAAGAAAAAATACTGGCCGCAAAACGGGCGCGGATAAAAGAAATCATTCTTTGTAAGGATAACGAAAAAGACATCCTGGAAATTAAGGAGGATTATTTGAAGGGACTGAAATTCCACTACGTAACGGACATGCACGAAGTGGTCGATATTGCGATTACGGGGCAAAAAGTAAAACATCCGAAAAAGTTATAA
- the cmk gene encoding (d)CMP kinase, translating into MRNITIAIDGYSSTGKSTLAKQLAKALEYVYVDTGAMYRAVTLFAMRNGFIANGIENIPALVRLLPKIQLKFVRNDKLKFSEMYLNGENVEKEIRQMEVSQYVSRIAEIEQVRYKLVDMQREMGRDKAIVMDGRDIGTTVFPDADLKIFMTASLQARTTRRYKELLEKGEEVTYEEVLENVQKRDYIDTHREFSPLMKAEDAIVFDNSDMGLKEQFERLESIARRYIAKEEGSS; encoded by the coding sequence ATGCGAAATATCACTATCGCCATCGATGGCTACTCGTCGACCGGAAAAAGTACTTTGGCCAAGCAATTGGCCAAGGCCCTGGAATACGTATATGTCGATACGGGGGCCATGTACAGGGCGGTAACACTTTTCGCAATGCGTAACGGATTTATCGCGAACGGGATCGAAAACATCCCGGCACTGGTACGCTTGCTTCCGAAGATACAGTTGAAATTTGTTCGTAATGATAAGTTGAAATTTTCGGAGATGTACCTGAACGGGGAAAATGTCGAAAAGGAAATCCGCCAAATGGAGGTTTCCCAATACGTTAGTCGCATTGCGGAGATAGAGCAGGTGCGCTACAAGCTGGTGGATATGCAAAGGGAGATGGGAAGGGACAAGGCCATCGTTATGGACGGTCGCGACATCGGTACCACCGTTTTTCCCGATGCGGACCTGAAGATTTTTATGACCGCATCGCTTCAGGCGCGGACCACCCGAAGGTATAAGGAGCTTTTGGAGAAGGGAGAGGAGGTCACCTATGAAGAGGTACTGGAGAACGTTCAAAAACGCGACTATATCGACACTCACCGTGAGTTTTCCCCGCTGATGAAAGCCGAAGACGCCATCGTTTTCGATAATAGCGATATGGGGCTGAAAGAGCAGTTCGAACGCCTGGAGAGTATCGCGCGCCGATACATCGCTAAAGAGGAGGGTTCGAGCTAA
- a CDS encoding CBS domain-containing protein, with amino-acid sequence MKKGVPITRIMTKNLITLSLEDDLATAERLFKKHRIRHIPVTSGAQIRGMLSYTDLMRISFADALHENEIDDSVYDMFTIEQIMANNVISVTSQNTVREVAEQLAKKEFHALPVVDDGILSGIVTTTDLINYFLENC; translated from the coding sequence ATGAAAAAAGGAGTTCCTATTACGCGGATTATGACGAAAAATTTAATCACCCTTAGCTTGGAAGATGACTTGGCGACTGCGGAAAGACTGTTCAAGAAACATCGTATTCGACACATACCGGTCACTTCAGGAGCGCAGATTCGGGGCATGTTGAGCTACACCGACCTGATGCGAATCAGTTTTGCCGATGCATTGCACGAAAACGAAATAGATGATTCGGTCTATGATATGTTCACCATCGAACAGATAATGGCCAATAATGTGATCAGTGTGACCTCCCAAAATACGGTCCGGGAAGTTGCTGAGCAGCTGGCCAAAAAAGAGTTTCATGCACTGCCAGTGGTGGACGATGGTATTTTATCGGGCATCGTGACCACCACGGACCTGATCAATTATTTCTTGGAAAACTGTTAG
- a CDS encoding ATP-dependent 6-phosphofructokinase: MENNFEIQTLGAATIPSPLNLAKEDGNKFYRFVEEDDQFLADITLQGFDTCIQHNIRPACLDKAGPREHLYFNPKNTKAAIVTCGGLCPGVNNVIRSLVMALHYFYGSERILGIPYGFEGLVPEKGHEFIELHPDKVKDIHQFGGTYLGSSRGAQNVERMVDTLIEHKIDMLFAIGGDGTLRGAEAIARETEKRGSDIAIIGIPKTIDNDIDLIDKSFGFETAFDTATPIIRDAHNEAAGAYNGVAIVKLMGRDSGFIAASAAIAMPVVNFVLIPEMSFELGGKNGFLAALKKRLDLKHHAVIVVAEGAGQHLFETDSVPKTDASGNIQHRDIGIFLKDSIKHYFESLSQEITVKYIDPSYIIRSAPANASDSVLCNQLAYNAVHAAMAGKTKCVVGKMNNQLVHLPISKVIEKRKKIDVEGDLWFSALQSTGQPFSLL, encoded by the coding sequence ATGGAAAACAACTTTGAAATACAAACGCTAGGTGCGGCAACGATTCCCTCTCCTTTAAATCTTGCCAAAGAGGACGGGAACAAATTCTATCGGTTTGTCGAGGAAGATGACCAATTTTTGGCCGATATCACGCTGCAGGGTTTCGATACATGCATACAACACAACATACGACCGGCCTGTCTGGATAAGGCAGGGCCCCGTGAGCACTTGTATTTTAATCCCAAGAACACCAAAGCGGCCATCGTAACCTGTGGTGGTCTTTGTCCCGGTGTGAATAATGTGATACGCAGTCTCGTTATGGCCCTGCATTATTTTTACGGGTCAGAGCGGATTCTCGGAATTCCTTATGGCTTCGAAGGCCTTGTTCCCGAAAAGGGACATGAATTTATCGAACTTCATCCCGACAAGGTAAAGGACATCCACCAATTCGGCGGCACCTACCTAGGGTCTTCCAGGGGAGCGCAGAACGTGGAAAGGATGGTGGACACCCTAATCGAACACAAGATCGATATGCTGTTCGCCATTGGCGGGGACGGAACCCTTAGAGGTGCCGAAGCAATTGCCAGGGAAACGGAGAAAAGGGGAAGCGACATTGCTATCATCGGAATACCGAAGACCATAGACAACGACATCGACCTGATCGACAAGTCCTTCGGGTTCGAAACGGCTTTCGATACCGCAACCCCGATTATCAGGGATGCCCACAATGAGGCGGCGGGTGCCTACAACGGTGTCGCCATCGTTAAGCTAATGGGAAGGGACAGTGGCTTCATTGCGGCATCGGCGGCCATAGCGATGCCCGTGGTCAATTTTGTTCTTATCCCTGAAATGTCTTTTGAGTTAGGCGGTAAGAATGGATTTCTAGCAGCCCTAAAAAAACGTCTTGATCTAAAACACCATGCCGTTATCGTTGTCGCCGAGGGAGCAGGCCAACATCTTTTCGAAACCGATTCTGTACCGAAGACCGATGCCTCGGGAAATATTCAGCATCGGGATATCGGAATATTCTTAAAGGATAGTATAAAACACTATTTTGAGTCGCTTTCCCAAGAAATCACCGTCAAATATATCGATCCCAGTTATATCATACGAAGTGCCCCGGCCAATGCCAGCGACAGTGTGCTATGCAACCAACTGGCCTATAACGCAGTACACGCGGCCATGGCGGGCAAGACCAAATGTGTGGTAGGTAAAATGAACAATCAACTGGTACATTTACCCATATCCAAGGTAATCGAGAAAAGAAAGAAAATAGACGTCGAAGGCGATCTATGGTTTTCTGCCCTGCAAAGTACCGGTCAACCGTTCTCACTGCTATAG
- a CDS encoding ATP-binding protein, producing MNPNLPIPSNERERLQQLYEYQILNSDAEEMFDNLTRLAGQILDVPTALVTLVDEKRQWFKSKYGLEVDETPREISFCQYSIMSDEILEVPNTLEDERFKNNPMVLGGPEIRFYVGSPLTDKNNIAIGTLCAIDTVPRKLNDHQRKALRYISNTVLHLIKLRREKIEVEKLSMAKDEFLSNMSHEIRTPLNAVIGFNDLLKKTPLTKQQKEYLDTVQISSQNLKVIIDDILDISKLESGNVHLEKNPVSLRDLIQYVVRLQAPTAKEKGIKLLSSIDYEIPDYVVADETRLTQIFINLVGNAVKFTNEGSVELRAEATLLDCNKVMVEFIVKDTGIGIPEEKLETVFERFSQAEASTTRHYGGTGLGLNIVNMLIGLYGGAISVTSQLGQGSEFKFEKTFEITEMDKGQHMTTEKTGPNGNLFTDTKILLVEDNVHNQLLATHYFKRWGSKISIAENGRVGVEMLQNENYDVVLMDLQMPVMDGFQATTAIRKELGSNVPIIGCSAHSLVGEKERCLELGMNDYIAKPYSEEELIQTTLRYSQGKEGSSDTEKADKIHTVELSDIVYDDFESLIEELKMQEGDEFGELIQQHFQESTPSDIEDIEKAIENNDATLLFEKCHMLAGSLGVLGFSKGHGLSSSIEASVKKGDMEAAKHLAGNLIVYLNKALNELR from the coding sequence ATGAATCCAAACTTACCCATTCCTTCCAATGAAAGAGAACGCTTACAGCAATTGTACGAATATCAGATATTGAACTCCGATGCCGAGGAGATGTTCGATAATCTGACGCGGCTCGCGGGACAAATTCTAGACGTACCGACGGCCTTGGTCACTCTCGTGGATGAAAAGAGGCAATGGTTCAAATCAAAATACGGCCTTGAGGTCGATGAAACTCCGAGAGAAATCTCTTTCTGCCAGTATTCTATCATGTCCGATGAAATCTTGGAAGTACCGAACACCCTAGAGGATGAACGTTTTAAGAACAACCCCATGGTACTCGGAGGACCCGAAATTCGGTTCTATGTCGGCTCGCCCCTGACCGATAAGAATAATATTGCAATCGGCACCCTGTGTGCCATAGATACGGTCCCGAGAAAGCTGAACGACCATCAACGCAAAGCGTTGCGCTATATTTCCAATACAGTTTTGCACCTGATAAAATTGAGAAGGGAAAAAATAGAGGTAGAAAAACTTTCGATGGCAAAAGATGAATTTCTCTCCAATATGAGCCACGAAATACGTACGCCCTTAAACGCGGTAATAGGCTTTAACGATTTGCTGAAGAAAACGCCCCTTACCAAGCAACAGAAAGAATATCTGGATACCGTGCAAATTTCCTCTCAGAATCTAAAGGTGATCATCGACGACATCTTGGATATTTCAAAATTAGAGAGCGGCAATGTCCACTTAGAAAAGAACCCCGTGTCCCTGAGAGATCTAATTCAATACGTAGTCCGGTTGCAAGCGCCCACGGCCAAGGAAAAGGGAATAAAATTACTTTCAAGTATAGACTACGAAATTCCTGATTATGTAGTAGCGGACGAAACGCGCCTTACACAGATCTTCATTAATCTGGTTGGCAATGCCGTAAAGTTTACAAACGAAGGCTCGGTAGAGTTGCGTGCCGAGGCCACCCTCTTAGACTGCAATAAAGTGATGGTGGAGTTTATCGTCAAAGATACCGGCATTGGCATTCCCGAGGAAAAATTGGAAACGGTATTCGAACGTTTTTCACAGGCAGAAGCGAGTACTACCCGCCACTATGGAGGTACTGGGCTTGGTCTTAACATTGTAAATATGCTGATCGGTCTCTATGGTGGGGCAATAAGCGTAACGAGCCAACTAGGCCAAGGGTCCGAGTTCAAATTCGAAAAAACCTTCGAAATTACCGAGATGGATAAGGGACAACACATGACTACCGAGAAAACCGGCCCGAATGGGAATCTTTTCACGGATACGAAAATTTTGTTGGTCGAGGATAACGTCCACAACCAGCTGCTGGCGACGCATTATTTCAAAAGATGGGGCTCCAAAATCTCAATCGCGGAGAATGGCAGAGTCGGTGTAGAAATGCTGCAGAACGAAAATTATGATGTTGTGTTGATGGATTTACAAATGCCGGTAATGGACGGCTTTCAGGCCACAACCGCGATTCGGAAAGAGCTCGGATCGAATGTTCCGATTATCGGCTGTTCGGCCCATTCCCTGGTCGGGGAGAAAGAAAGGTGTTTAGAACTGGGAATGAACGATTACATCGCCAAGCCCTATTCCGAAGAAGAATTGATCCAGACCACGCTGCGATATTCTCAGGGAAAGGAAGGTTCCAGTGATACCGAGAAAGCAGATAAAATCCACACAGTGGAATTGAGCGACATCGTTTACGACGATTTTGAAAGCCTGATCGAGGAACTAAAGATGCAGGAAGGCGATGAGTTCGGGGAGCTCATCCAACAGCATTTTCAAGAAAGCACCCCTAGTGACATCGAAGATATTGAAAAAGCAATAGAGAACAACGATGCTACCCTCTTGTTTGAAAAATGCCATATGTTGGCCGGGTCGCTGGGTGTTCTGGGTTTTTCGAAAGGTCACGGGCTCTCATCATCCATAGAGGCCAGTGTTAAAAAAGGCGATATGGAAGCCGCGAAGCACTTAGCGGGCAATCTAATCGTCTACTTGAACAAGGCCTTAAACGAACTCCGGTAG
- a CDS encoding LysM peptidoglycan-binding domain-containing protein gives MSVKEKYQPVLDLGEKLNIKNGDVSVEDGILKVKGEAKTQYEKNILWDKIKEIGGENPSDIKANITVADESIYARHVVKSGESLSKIAQHYYGDPMEYNKIFEANKGILDNPDVIHPDQVLLIPNR, from the coding sequence ATGAGTGTCAAAGAGAAATATCAGCCCGTGCTGGACCTGGGCGAGAAACTGAATATTAAGAATGGGGACGTATCCGTGGAGGATGGCATCCTAAAGGTAAAGGGAGAGGCCAAAACCCAGTATGAAAAAAACATCTTATGGGACAAGATCAAGGAAATCGGTGGAGAAAATCCTTCGGACATCAAGGCGAACATTACGGTGGCGGACGAATCTATTTACGCCAGGCACGTGGTCAAAAGCGGCGAGTCGCTTAGCAAAATCGCCCAACATTATTACGGGGACCCGATGGAGTACAATAAGATATTCGAGGCGAACAAAGGTATTTTGGATAATCCCGATGTCATTCACCCTGATCAGGTCTTATTGATTCCGAACCGCTAA
- a CDS encoding TldD/PmbA family protein codes for MKRRNFVQLSSMGAGALLVPGALMGKQIPTEALLAPGMDKIVKKRMADVALNTAKSMGASYADARIGRYLNQYVFTREDKVQNVVNTESFGIGIRVIANGTWGFASTNSVTEDGIKKATEQAVAIAKANSKFQTEPVQLAPVAGKGEVSWKTPIEKDFKEVPISEKVDLLLNANAAALDNGANFVNSALFMVNEQKYFASTDGSYIDQDVHRIWPTFGVTAVDQAAGQFKTRDAMSAPMGMGYEYMDGLNSEKLKGAAGLTLYRKSYDMVEDATMAAKQAKEMLTAKSVEPGKYDLVLEPNHLGLTIHESVGHPTELDRVLGYEANYAGTSFATLDKWKSGDFKYGSDIVNIVADKTQTGSLGAVGYDDEGVECKKWDIIRDGILVNYQAIRDQVHIIDQNKSHGCCYAQSWNDVQFQRMPNISLEPGKEPYTVDEMIKNTEKGIYIAGRGSYSIDQQRYNFQFGGTVFYEIKDGEIVGMLNDLAYQSNTQEFWNSCAKICDENDYRLFGSFFDGKGQPPQVSAVSHGSSTTRFNGINVINTGRTV; via the coding sequence ATGAAACGAAGAAATTTTGTACAACTATCCAGTATGGGGGCAGGTGCACTGTTGGTGCCGGGGGCCTTGATGGGCAAGCAAATCCCCACCGAAGCGCTACTGGCGCCCGGAATGGATAAGATCGTTAAAAAACGAATGGCCGATGTAGCCCTCAATACCGCAAAGTCGATGGGCGCTTCGTATGCCGACGCACGGATCGGGCGCTACCTGAACCAATATGTGTTCACCCGTGAGGATAAGGTACAGAACGTGGTGAACACCGAGTCCTTCGGTATCGGGATACGGGTAATCGCCAACGGCACCTGGGGCTTTGCCTCTACCAATTCGGTGACCGAAGACGGTATAAAGAAGGCGACCGAGCAGGCGGTGGCCATCGCCAAAGCCAATTCCAAGTTCCAAACAGAGCCGGTTCAACTGGCGCCGGTAGCGGGAAAGGGAGAGGTTTCCTGGAAGACTCCGATTGAAAAGGATTTTAAGGAAGTGCCGATTTCCGAGAAGGTCGATTTACTGCTGAACGCCAATGCGGCCGCCCTCGACAATGGGGCCAACTTTGTGAACTCCGCCCTGTTTATGGTCAATGAACAAAAATATTTCGCCTCTACCGACGGCTCGTACATCGATCAAGACGTACACCGGATATGGCCGACCTTCGGGGTTACGGCAGTCGATCAGGCCGCCGGCCAGTTTAAGACCAGGGATGCCATGAGTGCGCCTATGGGGATGGGGTATGAGTATATGGATGGACTAAATTCGGAGAAGCTCAAGGGCGCAGCGGGCCTTACCCTGTACCGCAAGAGTTACGATATGGTGGAGGATGCCACAATGGCCGCAAAACAGGCCAAGGAAATGCTCACCGCCAAATCCGTGGAACCCGGAAAATACGATCTGGTGCTCGAACCCAATCATCTGGGACTGACTATCCACGAATCCGTCGGTCACCCGACCGAACTCGACCGGGTGCTAGGGTATGAGGCGAATTATGCCGGTACCAGCTTTGCCACCCTCGACAAATGGAAGTCGGGCGATTTCAAATACGGAAGCGATATCGTAAATATTGTGGCCGATAAGACCCAAACGGGCTCCTTGGGGGCCGTAGGTTATGATGACGAGGGAGTGGAGTGCAAAAAATGGGATATCATCAGGGATGGCATATTGGTGAACTACCAGGCCATTCGCGATCAGGTGCACATTATCGATCAGAACAAATCCCACGGGTGCTGCTACGCCCAAAGCTGGAACGACGTGCAGTTCCAGCGCATGCCGAACATCTCGCTCGAACCGGGCAAAGAACCGTACACTGTGGACGAAATGATCAAAAACACGGAGAAAGGTATTTATATCGCCGGTCGCGGATCCTACTCCATCGATCAGCAGCGCTATAATTTTCAATTCGGGGGTACGGTGTTCTATGAGATCAAGGACGGAGAAATAGTGGGCATGCTCAACGATCTGGCCTACCAGTCGAACACCCAGGAATTTTGGAATTCCTGTGCCAAGATCTGCGATGAAAATGATTATCGTCTGTTCGGTTCGTTCTTTGACGGCAAGGGGCAACCGCCCCAGGTCAGTGCCGTATCCCACGGTAGTTCGACCACGCGGTTCAATGGCATCAATGTCATCAATACCGGAAGAACCGTTTAA